The nucleotide window AGCTAGTGACCGTGTTTTATTTGGAGCCTCGGAAGGGTAACAGAAGGGTAACGGGCGGCAGCGTTTGCCCTCAGAAGGGTAACAGAAGGGTAACGAGCGGCAGCGTTTGCCCTCAGAAGGGTAACGGGCGGCAGCGTTTGCCCTCAGAAGGGTAACGGGCGGCAGCGTTTGCCCTCAGAAGGGTAACGGGCGGCAGCGTTTGCCCTCAGAAGGGTAACGGGCGGCAGCGTTTGCCCTCAGAAGGGTAACGGGCGGCAGCGTTTGCCCTCGGAAGGGTAACAGAAGGTTAACGGGCGGCAGCGTTTGCCCTCAGAAGGGTAACGGGCGGCAGCGTTTGCCCTCAGAAGGGTAACAGAAGGGTAACGGGCGGCAGCGTTTGCCCTCAGAAGGGTAACAGAAGGGTAACGGGCGCCAGCGTTTGCCCTCAGAAGGGTAACGGGCGCCAGCGTTTGCCCTCAGAAGGGTAACGGGCGGCAGCGTTTGCCCTCAGAAGGGTAACAGAAGGGTAACGGGCGGCAGCGTTTGCCCTCAGAAGGGTAACGGGCGGCAGCGTTTGCCCTCAGAAGGGTAACGGGCGGCAGCGTTTGCCCTCAGAAGGGTAACAGAAGGGTAACGGGCGGCAGCGTTTGCCCTCAGAAGGGTAACAGAAGGGTAACGGGCGGCAGCATTTAGTTAAATGTTTGTATTTATGGGTATCTGAAAAGCTCAGGTAAAgagttcaaaaaaaaaaaaaatcaatctcTCTGTAATTAATGTAAATAGTTGGGTCTTGCAGAGCGTTTGAATGGACCTGTAGTTGTCTACTCTTGCAGAGCGTTTGAATGGACCTGTAGTTGTCTACTCTTGCAGAGCGTTTGAATGGACCTGTAGTTGTCTACTCTTGCAGAGCGTTTGAATGGACCTGTAGTTGTCTACTCTTGCAGAGCGTTTTGAATGGACCTGTAGTTGTCTACTCTTGCAGAGCGTTTTGAATGGACCTGTAGTTGTCTACTCTTGCAGAGCGTTTTGAATGGACCTGTAGTTGTCTACTCTTGCAGAGCGTTTGAATGGACCTGTAGTTGTCTACTCTTGCAGAGCGTTTTGAATGGACCTGTAGTTGTCTACTCTTGCAGAGCGTTTTGAATGGACCTGTAGTTGTCTACTCTTGCAGAGCGTTTTGAATGGACCTGTAGTTGTCTACTCTTGCAGAGCGTTTGAATGGACCTGTAGTTGTCTACTCTTGCAGAGCGTTTTGAATGGACCTGTAGTTGTCTACTCTTGCAGAGCGTTTGAATGGACCTGTAGTTGTCTACTCTTGCAGAGCGTTTTGAATGGACCTGTAGTTGTCTACTCTTGCAGAGCGTTTGAATGGACCTGTAGTTGTCTACTCTTGCAGAGCGTTTGAATGGACCTGTAGTTGTCTACTCTTGCAGAGCGTTTGAATGGACCTGTAGTTGTCTACTCTTGCAGAGCGTTTGAATGGACCCGTAGTTGTCTACTCTTGCAGAGCGTTTGAATGGACCCGTAGTTGTCTACTCTTGCAGAGCGTTTGAATGGACCCGTAGTTGTCTACTCTTGCAGAGCGTTTGAATGGACCCGTAGTTGTCTACTCTTGCAGAGCGTTTGAATGGACCCGTAGTTGTCTACTCTTGCAGAGCGTTTGAATGGACCTGTAGTTGTCTACTCTTGCAGAGCGTTTGAATGGACCTGTAGTTGTCTACTCTTGCAGAGCGTTTGAATGGACCTGTAGTTGTCTACTCTTGCAGAGCGTTTGAATGGACCTGTAGTTGTCTACTCTTGCAGAGCGTTTGAATGGACCTGTAGTTGTCTACTCTTGCAGAGCGTTTGAATGGACCTGTAGTTGTCTACTCTTGCAGAGCGTTTTGAATGGACCTGTAGTTGTCTACTCTTGCAGAGCGTTTTGAATGGACCTGTAGTTGTCTACTCTTGCAGAGCGTTTTGAATGGACCCGTAGTTGTCTACTCTTGCAGAGCGTTTGAATGGACCCGTAGTTGTCTACTCTTGCAGAGCGTTTGAATGGACCCGTAGTTGTCTACTCTTGCAGAGCGTTTGAATGGACCCGTAGTTGTCTACTCTTGCAGAGCGTTTGAATGGACCCGTAGTTGTCTACTCTTGCAGAGCGTTTGAATGGACCTGTAGTTGTCTACTCTTGCAGAGCGTTTGAATGGACCTGTAGTTGTCTACTCTTGCAGAGCGTTTGAATGGACCTGTAGTTGTCTACTTTTGCAGAGCGTTTGAATGGACCTGTAGTTGTCTACTCTTGCAGAGCGGTTTGAATGGACCTGTAGTTGTCTACTCTTGCAGAGCGTTTGAATGGACCTGTAGTTGTCTACTCTTGCAGAGCTCCAACGATACGTTCCCCACAGCCATGCACATCGCAGCAGCCAAAGAGATCCACGAGGTTCTGCTTCCTGGTCTACAACACCTCCACGACGCCCTGCACGCCAAGGCTGTGGAGTTTAAAGACATCATCAAGATCGGACGCACGCACACGCAGGACGCTGTGCCGCTGTCTCTGGGacaggtacagtacacacacacacacacacacacacacacacacacacacacacacacacacacacacctacacacacacacctacacacacacacacacacacacacacacacaggacgctGTGCCATTGTCTCTgggacaggtacacacacacacacacacacacacacacacgcacacacacatgacgCTGTGCCATTGTCTCTGGGacaggtacagtacacacacacacacacacacaggacgctGTGCTGTCGTTgctgggacaggtacaggactctgggacaggtacaggacgcTGTGCCGTCGtctctgggacagggacaggactctgggacaggtacaggacgcTGTGCCGTCGtctctgggacagggacaggacgCTGTGCCGTCGTCTCTGGGACGCCAGTGAGAATGTGATagtctttgtgtctgtctctgtgatatGGTGTCGTCACGATACTCAATACCATAAATGATACCATGGCAGAGAAAGCAGCGTTTTCGCTCTCAGTCACACTGTATTTAGTTCTACagaacaaatggccactggattgatgtaAATAATCATCATGAtgtcattctgccaggtaggcatggGCCACGTTGTAGTTAActtttaattgagaaggtttttgggaaagcctttacAGCTACCAAAAGATGGTTATCATTAGCATTATCGCCTCATTAGCCTTTCCAGCTACCAGCAGACAGGGAcaaattaattaatttaaatacattttattttatttccaaaCGTGAGACACATTTCGAGAGAAGAAACGAAAGTAACAAAAAAATGTTGTACCGAtccgtttttttttattattattttttttcatattttattgGAAAAAAGTACAGATGTTTTCGGTGTACTGTGCGTACAACACTAGTCTGCTAGTTGTCAAACTATCCTAAtgaaccatttaaaaaaaaaatggttaatgtctcactactggtgtccctcaGGGCTCTGTACTAGGTCCTCTTTAatgtctcactactggtgtccctcaGGGCTCTGTACTAGGTCCTCTTTAATGTCTCACacctggtgtcccccagggctctgtactaGGTCCTCTTTAATGtatcactactggtgtcccccagggctctgtactaggtcctctataatgtctcactactggtgtcctcCCAGGGCTCTGTACTAGGTCCTCTTTAatgtctcactactggtgtccccccagggctctgtactaGGTCCTCTTTAATGTCTCTACCAGTCGACTATCGGTCCTGTTTTCTCTACGTTTTTTCCAGGAGTTCGGCGGGTATGTGCAGCAGGTGAAGTACAGTATTGAGCGAGTGAAGACGGCCATGCCCAGAATATATGAGCTGGCAGCAGGAGGTACTGCCGTTGGCACAGGCCTCAACACGCGAATCGGCTTCGCTGAGAAAGTAGCTGCTACTGTCGCCTCTCTCACAGGTACaggaggggacacacacacacacacacacacacaacatttttttaaatcatagtCATGTCGGGTCCATGTTTtatcactactggtgtcccccagggctctgcaCTAGGTCCTCTTTAatgtctcactactggtgtcccccagggctctgcaCTAGGTCCTCTTTAatgtctcactactggtgtcccccagggttcTGCACTAGGTCCTCTTTAatgtctcactactggtgtccccaaGGGCTCTGTACTAGGTCCTCTTTAatgtctcactactggtgtcccccagggttcTGCACTAGGTCCTCTTTAatgtctcactactggtgtcccccagggctctgtactaGGTCCTCTTTAatgtctcactactggtgtcccccagggctctgtactaGGTCCTCTTTAATCtatcactactggtgtcccccagggttcTGTACTAAGTCCTCTTTAATGTCttactactggtgtcccccagggctctgtactaGGTCCTCTTTAatgtctcactactggtgtcccccagggttcTGTACTAGGCTCTCTCCTGTTTTCtctgtacaccaagtcacttggttCTGTCAGAGGGTTTGCATTGTGGCTACAGTTTTCCCTCCCAGCTGTTAGCGTAAGTCAGACATTACATACTCTGTCCAACCTTGAATCGTTTCTAATGTTATCAAGACCTGTCTACATGAAGTCATATCCTGTCTTCCAGGTCTGCCTTTCGTGACCGCTCCTAACAAATTTGAGGCTCTGGCGGCCCACGATGCTCTGGTGGAGCTGAGCGGAGCGTTGAACACGGTGGCCGTCAGTATGATGAAGATCGCCAACGATATCCGCTTCCTGGGGTCCGGGCCCCGGTCTGGCCTTGGAGAACTCAGTCTGCCTGAGAACGAGCCCGGAAGCAGCATCATGCCTGGTGAGTTTCCGTTAGTCGTCTGGTTTTCACCGTTTTTGTTGTCAAGCATAACATGATATAGTTCACTGTCGAATCAAATTCGATCGgttacatacacgtgtttagcagatgttatttgcgagtgtagcgaaatgtttgtgtttctagcgcccgacagtgcagtaatatctaatatgtaatctaacaatttcacaacataaacccaatacacacacatctaagtaaaggaatggaattaagaatatatcaatatatggatgagcgatgtcatagcagcatagactaagatacagtagatagaatacagtatatacatatgagatgagtaatacatagacagatacagtagaataggatagaatacagtatatacatatgagatgagtaatacatagactaagatacagtaggatagaatacagtatatacatatgagatgagtaatacatagacagatacagtagatagtatagaatacagtatatacatatgagatgagtaatacatagactaagatacagtaggatagaatacagtatatacatatgagatgagtaatgcaggatatataaacattattaaggATACATTGTTAAAGTAGGAaaggagtgaaggagaggagTGAAGGAGATCACTGAAAGAGTGAACAGTATTTGGACATACCACAGATGGCATAGTACCATGACCCCCCCCATCCTAACTCCCAGCtggcatgaccccccccccaccctaactCCCAGCTGTTAGAACAGAGCTGCAtgaccccccccaccctaactcccagctgcatgaccccccccccaccctaactCCCAGCTGCATGATCCCCCCCACCCTAACTCCCAGCTGCATAACCCCCCCCACCCTAACTCCCAGCTGCATGACCCCCCCACCCTAACTCCCAGCTGGCATGACCCCCCCACCCTAACTCCCAGCTGGCATGACCCCCCCACCCTAACTCCCAGCTGGCAtgaccccccccaccctaactcccagctggcatgaccccccccccccccaccctaactcccagctggcatgacccccccaccctaactcccagctgcatgaccccccccaccctaactcccagctggcatgaccccccccccccaccctaactcccagctggcatgacccccccccccaccctaactcccagctggcatgaccccccccccaccctaactcccagctgcatgaccccccccccccaccctaactCCCCAGctgcatgaccccccccccccaccctaactcccagctggcatgaccccccccaccctaactcccagctgcatgacccccccaccctaactcccagctggcatgacccccccaccctaactcccagctggcatgaccccccccaccctaactcccagctggcatgaccccccccccccccaccctaactcccagctggcatgaccccccccccccaccctaaccCCAGCGGCATGACCCCCCCACCCTAACTCCCAGCtggcatgaccccccccccaccctaactCCCAGCTGGCATAGCCCACCCCCCCACCCTACTCCCACTGGCATGACCCCCCCACACCCTAACTTCCCGCTGGCcatgacccccccccacccctaactcccagctggcatgacccccaccccccaccctaactcccagctggcatgacccccccccaccctaactcccaagctggcatgaccccccccccacctaaCTCCCAGCTGGCATGACCACCCCCCCCACCCTACTTCCCAGCTGCATGACCCCCCGCCCTACCCTAACTCCAGCtggcatgaccccccccccccaccctaactCCCAGCGGCATGACCCCCGCCCCCCTAACTCCAGCTGcatgaccccccccaccccacccctaaaCTCCCAGCTGGCATGGACCCCCCACCCTAACTCCCAGCTGGGCATgacctcccccccacacacttaCCAATCCCAGCTGGCAGGGACCCCCCGCCCCCCCACCTAACCCCAGCTGCATGACACCCCCCACCCTAACTCCCAGCTGGCAtgaccccccccaccctaactccccgctggcatgaccccccccccaccctaactcccagctggcatgaccccccccccaccctactCCCCtggccccccccccaccctaactcccagctggcatgacccccccaccctaactcccagctggcatgacccccccccccccccaccctaactCCCAGCTGGCATGACCCCCCCACCCTAACTCCCAGCTGGCATGAACCCCCCCACCCTAACTCCCAGCTGGCATGACCCCTCCCCACCCTAACTCCCAGCtggcatgacccccccccctaactcccagctggcatgacccccccccccccaccctaactcccagctggcatgacccccccccccccaccctaactcccagctggcatgacccccccccaccctaactcccagctggcatgacccccccccccaccctaactcccagctggcatgacccccccccccccccaccctaactcccagctggcatgaccccccccccccccccaccctaactcccagctgcatgaccccccccccactacctcCCAGCTGCAtgaccccccccaccctaactcccagctggcatgacccccccaccctaactcccagctggcatgacccccccccaccctaactcccagctgacatgaccccccccccccccccccctaactcccagctggcatgaccccccccccccaccctaactcccagctggcatgacccccccaccctaactcccagctggcatgacccccccaccctaactcccagctggcatgacccccccaccctaactcccagctggcatgacccccccccaccctaactcccagctggcatgacccccccccaccctaactCCCAGCTGGCATGACCCCCCCCAGCCTAACTCCCAGCTGGCAtgaccccccccaccctaactcccagctggcatgaccccccccaccctaacTCCCAGCTGGCATGACCCCCCCCACCCTATCTCCCAGCtggcatgaccccccccccaccctatcTCCCAGCtggcatgaccccccccccccccaccctaactCCCAGCTGGCATGACCCCCCCACCCTAACTCCCAGCTGGCATGACCCCCCACCCTAACTCCCAGCTGCATGACGCCCCACCCTAAGTCACAGCtggcatgacccccccccccaccctaactcacagctggcatgaccccccccccccccaccctaactCCCAGCTGCATGACCCCCCACCCTAACTCCCAGCTGCATGACCCCCCACCCTAACTCCCAGCTGCATGACCCCCCACCCTAACTCCCAGCTGGCATGACCCCCCCATCCTAACTCCCAGCTGTTAGAACAGAGCTGCATGACCCCCCCACCCTAACTCCCAGCTGGCAtgaccccccccaccctaacTCCCAGCTGGCATGACCCCCCCACCCTAACTCCCAGCTGGCATGACCCCCCCCACCTTAACTCCCAGCtggcatgacccccccccccaccctaactCCCAGCTGGCATGACCCCCCCACCCTAACTCCCAGCTGCATGACCCCCCCACCCTAACTCCCAGCTGCATGACCCCCCACCCTAACTCCCAGCtggcatgacccccccccccaccctaactCCCAGCTGTTAGAACAGAGctgcagtgagggaaaaaagtatttgatcccctgctgattttgtacgtttgcccactgacaaagaaatgatcagtctataattttaatggtaggtttatttgaacagtgagagacagaataacaacaaaaaaatccagaaaaacgcatgtcaaaaatgttgtaaattgattagcattttaatgagggaaataagtatttgaccccctcaatcagaaagatttctggctcccaggtgtcttttatacagctaacgagctgagattaggagcacactcttaaagggagtgctcctaatctcagtttgttacctgtataaacgacacctgtccacagacgcaatcaatcaatcagattccaaactctccaccatggccaagaccaaagagctctccaaggatgtcagggacaagattgtagacctacacaaggctggaatgggctacaagaccatcgccaagcagcttggtgagaaggtgacagctggtgcgattattcacaaatggaagaaacacaaaagaactgtcaatctccctcggcctggggctccatgcaagatctcacctcgtggagttgcaatgatcatgagaacggtgaggaatcagcccagaactacacgggaggatcttatcaatgatctcaaggcagctgggaccatagtcaccaagaaaacaattggtaacacactacaccgtgaaggactgaaatcctgcagcacccgcaaggtccccctgctcaagaaagcacatatacatgcccgtctgaagtttgccaatgaacatctgaatgattcagaggacaactgggtgaaagtgttgtggtcagatgagaccaaaatggagctctttggcatcaactcaactcgccatgtttggaggaggaggaatgctgcctatgaccccaagagcaccatccccaccgtcaaacatggaggtggaaacattatgctttgggggtgtttttctgctaaggggacaggacaacttcaccgcatcaaagggacgatggacggggccatgtaccgtcaaatcttgggtgagaacctccttccctcagccagggcattgaaaatgggtcgtggatgggtattccagtatgacaatgacccaaaacacacggccaaggcaacaaaggagtggctcaagaagaagcacattaaggtcctggagtggcctagccagtctccagaccttaatcccatagaaaatctgtggagggagctgaaggtttgagttgccaaacgtcagcctcgaagccttaatgacttggagaagatctgcaaagaggagtgggacaaaatccctcctgagatgtgtgcagacctggtggccaactacaagaaacatctgacctctgtgattgccaacaacaatggttttgccaccaagtactaagtcatgttttgcagaggggtcaaatacttatttccctcattaaaatgcaaatcatttttgacatggcgtttttctggattttttggttgttattctgtctctcactgttcaaataaacctatcattaaaattatagactgatcatttctttgtcagtgggcaaatgtacaaaatcagcaggggatcaaatactttttcccctcactgtacatgacCCCCACCGAACTCCCAGCTGTCAGAAATCATCCATGCCACATCTAGGGTGGGTCAGGTTTCAAGACGTATTTTTGTCCAGGCCTTTTCTTCCCTCTCCTTGACCTCAACTTCAGCAGGAGATCGTCTTTTTATACCGTCCAGCTACCCCACAACCTGCCTTTTAGTCAGACTACCTCTCTAGCTACCCACAACCTGCCTTTTAGTCAGACTACCTCTCTAGCTACCCACAACCTGCCTTTAGTCAGACTACCTCTCTAGCTACCCACAACCTGCCTTTTAGTCAGACTACCTCTCTAGCTACCCACAACCTGCCTTTTAGTCAGACTACCTCTCTAGCTACCCACAACCTGCCTTTAGTCAGACTACCTCTCTAGCTACCCACAACCTGCCTTTTAGTCAGACTACCTCTCTAGCTACCCACAACCTGCCTTTTAGTCAGACTACCTCTCTAGCTACCCACAACCTGCCTTTTAGTCAGACTACCTCTTTAGCTACCCACAACCTGCCTTTTAGTCAGACTACCTCTCTAGCTACCCACAACCTGCCTTTAGTCAGACTACCTCTCTAGCTACCCACAACCTGCCTTTTAGTCAGACTACCTCTCTAGCTACACACAACCTGCCTTTAGTCAGACTACCTCTCTAGCTACCCACAACCTGCCTTTTAGTCAGACTACCTCTCTAGCTACCCCACAACCTGCCTTTTAGTCAGACTACCTCTCTAGCTACCCACAACCTGCCTTTAGTCAGACTACCTCTCTAGCTACCCACAACCTGCCTTTAGTCAGACTACCTCTCTAGCTACCCACAACCTGCCTTTTAGTCAGACTACCTCTCTAGCTACCCACAACCTGCCTTTTAGTCAGACTACCTCTCTAGCTACCCACAACCTGCCTTTAGTCAGACTACCTCTCTAGCTACCCACAACCTGCCTTTAGTCAGACTACCTCTCTAGCTACCCACAACCTGCCTTTTAGTCAGACTACCTCTCTAGCTACCCACAACCTGCCTTTAGTCAGACAACCCCACAATAACATGTTGACAGGCCTTGACCTGAAGGGATCGTGTTGATGGGATGATAAGAGTCTTCTTTCTACTGAAGACGGCCTTGACATTTTTCGAGAGCCTTGAAAGTGGTGCTGTCCAGTGTTGACCCTCCCTTCAGAAGTCGTGTTGTTGACCTCTGTTCAGCTGTATTGTTGTGGTACGGGGTTGTGATTGGAGCTAGTGGAACGGTATAGCTCTACCTTGGACTGGGTTTAGTTTATTTGCACAAATAGAACAGTTCGTAACAGTAAAACAACAACCGTATGTCCAGCAGGGGGGAAAAAGGGCAAAAGGGGTCGTCGACCGTGTGTTTTAACCGATATGTGTTTTAACTAATATGTGTTTTAACCAATATGGGGTTTTAACCAATATGTGTTTTAAGTAATATGGGGTTTTAACCAATATGGGGTTTTATCTGTGTTTTAACCGCTGGGTTTTAACTGGGTTTTAACCGCAGGGTTTTAACTGGGTTTTAACCGCGGGGTTTTAACTGTGTGCGAATGTGTATCTTCCAGGGAAAGTGAACCCCACCCAGTGTGAAGCCATGACCATGGTAGCAGCCCAGGTTATGGGAAACAACGTGGCTGTGACCATCGGAGGCAGCAACGGACACTTCGAGCTCAACGTCTTCAAGCCAATGATGGTAAGAACTTTCACCGTGGACTAAGACAATGCTAATAGGCCACTTTCACCGTGGACTAAGACAATGCTAACAGGCCAGTTTCACCGTGGACTAAGACGATGCTAATAGGCCAGTTTCACCGTGGACTAAGACGATGCTAATAGGCCAGTTTCACCGTGGACTAAGACGATGCTAATAGGCCAGTTTCACCGTGGACTAAGACAATGCTAACAGGCCAGTTTCACCGTGGACTAAGACGATGCTAATAGGCCAGTTTCACCGTGGACTAAGACGATGCTAATAGGCCAGTTTCACCGTGGACTAAGACGATGCTAATAGGCCAGTTTCACCGTGGACTAAGACGATGCTAATAGGCCAGTTTCACCGTGGACTAAGACGATGCTAATAGGCCAGTTTCACCGTGGACTAAGACGAtgctttgtatttattatggatccccgttagttcctgccaaggcagcagctactcttcctggggtttattatggatcc belongs to Salmo trutta unplaced genomic scaffold, fSalTru1.1, whole genome shotgun sequence and includes:
- the LOC115183303 gene encoding fumarate hydratase, mitochondrial isoform X3; translated protein: MFRCLRNVQRFNCNLQALQRNIDNTKHSPVAGGIFISSRMSSEYRIEADTFGELKVPVDKYYGAQTVRSTMNFKIGGPSERMPIQVIKAFGILKSAAAEVNKDYGLDPRLADAIVLAADEVAAGKLDDHFPLVVWQTGSGTQSNMNVNEVISNRAIEILGGKLGSKDPVHPNDHVNKSQSSNDTFPTAMHIAAAKEIHEVLLPGLQHLHDALHAKAVEFKDIIKIGRTHTQDAVPLSLGQEFGGYVQQVKYSIERVKTAMPRIYELAAGGTAVGTGLNTRIGFAEKVAATVASLTGLPFVTAPNKFEALAAHDALVELSGALNTVAVSMMKIANDIRFLGSGPRSGLGELSLPENEPGSSIMPGKVNPTQCEAMTMVAAQVMGNNVAVTIGGSNGHFELNVFKPMMVRTFTVD